Proteins from a genomic interval of Candidatus Acetothermia bacterium:
- the gltA gene encoding NADPH-dependent glutamate synthase, giving the protein MREQDPKARIHNFDEVPLGYTPDEALEEAARCLQCKNAPCVKGCPVNVDIPKFIREIRDGDFRGAIATIKETNNLPAICGRVCPQETQCQAPCTLGRRFEPVAIGRLERFVADWEYENGVSIPRVGDPTGFRVAVIGSGPAGLTCAADLRRLGHAVTVFEALHEPGGVLMYGIPEFRLPKRIVGAEIEGLNRMGVEIQVNVVVGRTLTIDELLADGYAAAFVGTGAGFPKFLGVAGENLIGIYSANEFLTRVNLMRAYLFPEYDTPVKIGKRVAVVGGGNVAMDAARTALRLGAEQVMILYRRTEAEMPARAEEVHHAKEEGIEFHTLVNPVRFLGENGRVVDVECIRMELGEPDESGRRRPVPVAGSNFVLPVDTAVIAIGNEPHPLVPRTTPGLDVAREGTIVADEDGCTSREGVFAGGDIVTGAATVISAMGAGKRAAYAIHRYLAKGRAGRKPGPPIAAA; this is encoded by the coding sequence ATGCGCGAACAGGACCCGAAAGCCCGCATCCACAACTTCGACGAGGTCCCTCTTGGGTACACCCCCGACGAGGCGTTGGAGGAAGCGGCGCGCTGCCTCCAGTGCAAGAACGCCCCGTGCGTCAAGGGATGTCCGGTCAACGTCGACATCCCGAAGTTCATCCGCGAGATCCGCGACGGCGACTTCCGCGGCGCCATCGCCACGATCAAGGAGACGAACAACCTCCCCGCGATCTGCGGCCGGGTGTGCCCCCAGGAGACCCAATGCCAGGCCCCGTGCACCCTCGGGCGCAGGTTCGAACCGGTGGCGATCGGACGCCTGGAGCGGTTCGTCGCTGACTGGGAGTACGAGAACGGCGTTTCGATTCCCCGGGTCGGCGACCCGACCGGGTTCCGGGTGGCGGTCATCGGGTCAGGTCCGGCCGGACTGACCTGCGCCGCCGACCTCCGGCGCCTCGGGCACGCGGTGACCGTGTTCGAGGCGTTGCACGAGCCGGGCGGGGTGCTGATGTACGGGATCCCCGAGTTCCGCCTCCCCAAACGCATCGTCGGGGCGGAGATCGAGGGCCTCAACCGGATGGGGGTCGAGATCCAGGTCAACGTGGTCGTCGGCCGCACCCTGACCATCGACGAGCTCCTGGCCGATGGGTACGCGGCGGCGTTCGTGGGCACCGGGGCCGGGTTCCCCAAGTTCCTCGGGGTGGCCGGGGAGAACCTGATCGGGATCTACTCCGCCAACGAGTTCCTGACCCGGGTCAACCTGATGCGCGCGTACCTGTTCCCGGAGTACGACACCCCGGTCAAGATCGGGAAGCGGGTGGCGGTGGTGGGCGGGGGGAACGTGGCCATGGACGCCGCCCGCACCGCGCTGCGCCTGGGGGCGGAGCAGGTGATGATCCTGTACCGCCGCACCGAGGCGGAGATGCCGGCCCGCGCCGAGGAGGTCCACCACGCCAAGGAGGAAGGCATCGAGTTCCACACCCTGGTGAACCCGGTGCGGTTCCTGGGGGAGAACGGCCGGGTGGTGGATGTGGAATGTATCCGCATGGAGCTCGGGGAACCGGACGAGTCCGGCCGCCGCCGGCCGGTACCGGTGGCCGGCTCCAACTTCGTCCTCCCCGTGGACACAGCGGTCATCGCCATCGGGAACGAACCCCATCCGCTCGTCCCCCGGACCACGCCGGGCCTGGACGTGGCCCGGGAGGGCACGATCGTCGCCGACGAGGACGGGTGCACGAGCCGGGAGGGCGTGTTCGCGGGAGGGGACATCGTCACCGGCGCGGCGACGGTCATCTCGGCGATGGGCGCGGGCAAGCGGGCCGCCTACGCGATCCACCGCTACCTCGCCAAGGGGCGCGCCGGGCGGAAACCCGGACCTCCCATCGCCGCCGCGTAG
- a CDS encoding nucleotidyltransferase domain-containing protein, with amino-acid sequence MLLGPTFRAVYIYGSTLENRARPASDVDIIVWVQRKTDTVESLLRRLDHLLASGYRTLAGCEHPEHLFDFHLVDDADVELGRGYGAVVRSVWTAPMCLWRR; translated from the coding sequence TTGCTCCTGGGCCCGACGTTTCGCGCGGTGTACATCTACGGGAGCACCCTGGAGAACCGAGCCCGACCGGCTTCAGACGTGGACATCATCGTGTGGGTTCAACGCAAGACGGACACCGTGGAGAGCCTGCTCCGGCGGCTGGACCACCTGTTGGCGAGCGGCTATCGGACGCTGGCCGGGTGCGAACACCCGGAGCATCTGTTCGACTTCCACCTCGTGGACGATGCGGACGTGGAGCTGGGGCGGGGGTACGGGGCTGTCGTCCGCTCGGTGTGGACCGCCCCCATGTGCCTATGGCGTAGGTGA
- a CDS encoding nitroreductase family protein, which yields MDVTEAIKRRRSVRKYTGDPVTEDDVRTVLTAAIWAPSAGNAQPWRFIVVRDRALREGLVGAAHGQRFLAEAPLVIVVCADLLRAQRAYGERGVTLYCLQDTAAAIQNMLLAATSLGLGSCWVGAFDEAKASELLGLPSGLRPVALIPLGRFKEPSPPRERRPLTEVVEYR from the coding sequence ATGGACGTGACGGAGGCCATCAAGAGGCGCCGGTCGGTGCGGAAGTACACCGGGGACCCGGTGACCGAGGACGACGTGCGGACGGTCCTCACCGCGGCGATCTGGGCGCCGAGCGCGGGCAACGCCCAGCCGTGGCGGTTCATCGTGGTCCGGGACCGGGCGCTCCGGGAGGGGCTGGTCGGGGCCGCGCACGGGCAGCGGTTCCTGGCCGAGGCCCCGCTGGTGATCGTCGTGTGCGCTGATCTCCTGCGGGCGCAGCGGGCGTACGGGGAGCGGGGGGTGACCCTGTACTGCCTCCAGGACACGGCGGCGGCGATTCAGAACATGCTCCTGGCCGCGACGTCGCTGGGGCTGGGCTCGTGCTGGGTGGGGGCGTTCGACGAGGCGAAGGCCAGCGAGCTCCTCGGGCTTCCCTCAGGGCTGCGGCCGGTTGCGCTGATCCCCCTCGGCCGGTTCAAGGAGCCCTCCCCACCGCGGGAGCGCCGCCCCCTCACCGAAGTCGTGGAATATCGCTAG
- a CDS encoding Glu/Leu/Phe/Val dehydrogenase — MTSDKAGQAQATVERALKATEVNPYEMFRTQVGLAGEKLRLPVDLLEMVKRPERVLEVSVPVRMDHGGITVFTGYRVQHSSARGPCKGGIRYHPGVTLDEVKALAGWMTWKCAVVDIPLGGGKGGIVCDPTTLSEGELERLTRRYTAMILPLIGPQHDIPAPDVNTSARIMNWIMDTATVLRGEPMYAIVTGKDLAVGGARGRREATGRGVMIVTQEILNRLGRGLAGTTVAVQGFGNVGSVAALLLHESGAKVVGVSDVSGALHSPNGLNIPELVDYVAHSPKHLIAGYTAPGVEEIPGPEVLTLDVDVLIPAALEGQITEDNAARIRAKVIVEGANGPTTPEADVILEEQGRVVVPDILANAGGVVVSYFEWVQNLQSFYWEEGETNDRLSRIMRRAFQAVWDYARERGVSLRTAAFMLGLERVVQAIRLRGIFP, encoded by the coding sequence ATGACGTCCGATAAGGCTGGACAAGCGCAAGCCACGGTGGAGCGCGCCCTCAAGGCCACCGAGGTCAACCCGTACGAGATGTTCCGGACCCAGGTGGGCCTGGCCGGCGAGAAGCTCCGCCTCCCCGTGGACTTGCTGGAGATGGTCAAGCGCCCGGAGCGGGTGTTGGAGGTATCCGTGCCGGTGCGCATGGACCACGGGGGGATCACGGTGTTCACCGGCTACCGGGTGCAGCACTCCTCGGCCCGAGGGCCGTGCAAGGGGGGCATCCGCTACCACCCCGGGGTGACGCTGGACGAGGTCAAGGCGCTGGCGGGATGGATGACGTGGAAGTGCGCGGTGGTGGACATCCCGCTCGGTGGGGGCAAGGGCGGGATCGTGTGCGATCCAACCACCCTCTCGGAAGGGGAGCTTGAGCGCCTGACCCGGCGGTACACGGCGATGATCCTCCCCCTCATCGGCCCCCAGCACGACATCCCTGCCCCGGACGTGAACACGAGCGCCCGGATCATGAACTGGATCATGGACACCGCCACCGTCCTCCGGGGCGAGCCGATGTACGCCATCGTCACCGGCAAGGACCTCGCGGTGGGCGGGGCCCGCGGGCGCCGGGAGGCCACCGGCCGCGGGGTGATGATCGTAACCCAGGAGATCCTGAACCGGCTGGGGCGTGGCCTCGCCGGGACCACGGTGGCCGTGCAGGGGTTCGGCAACGTGGGCTCGGTGGCAGCGCTGCTCCTGCACGAGAGCGGGGCTAAGGTGGTGGGGGTGTCCGACGTCTCCGGGGCCCTCCACAGCCCGAACGGCCTGAACATCCCCGAGCTCGTGGACTACGTGGCCCACTCCCCCAAGCACCTCATCGCCGGGTACACCGCCCCCGGAGTGGAGGAGATCCCCGGCCCCGAGGTGCTCACCCTGGACGTGGACGTCCTGATCCCAGCAGCGCTTGAGGGCCAGATCACCGAGGACAACGCCGCCCGGATCCGGGCCAAGGTCATCGTGGAAGGCGCCAACGGGCCAACCACCCCGGAGGCGGACGTGATCCTGGAGGAGCAGGGCCGGGTGGTGGTGCCGGACATCCTGGCCAATGCCGGCGGGGTGGTGGTGTCGTACTTCGAGTGGGTCCAGAACCTGCAGAGCTTCTACTGGGAGGAGGGAGAAACCAACGACCGCCTGAGCCGCATCATGCGCCGCGCGTTCCAGGCGGTGTGGGATTACGCCCGGGAGCGCGGGGTCTCCCTGCGGACGGCAGCGTTCATGCTGGGGCTGGAGCGGGTGGTGCAGGCGATCCGCCTGCGCGGGATCTTCCCGTGA
- a CDS encoding Crp/Fnr family transcriptional regulator, with amino-acid sequence MPKITLKESPASCLAKAFPSLTDEERGALERLALVLRFDADELIAQESSYCSGVYVVCQGLLYIGKYAPKTHEKRVLRFLTPGEWYGLEPFFLGREPVNLQFARTIVESTLLFFDTARFRAFLQHHPQALFDLCRWFGREVAMLEFKLTREATESADRNLALLLLALANKYGTLNTDGSVLLDLPITRQTMAELLGVSVETLMRMLRRFRERGLIQTHRSGIKILSKEKLDELARTPELYLHIIEETL; translated from the coding sequence ATGCCCAAGATCACGCTCAAGGAATCCCCGGCCAGCTGCCTGGCCAAGGCCTTCCCCAGTCTGACCGATGAGGAACGGGGAGCGCTCGAACGCCTGGCCCTCGTGCTCCGGTTCGACGCCGATGAGCTCATCGCCCAGGAGAGCTCCTACTGCTCCGGGGTATACGTGGTGTGTCAGGGGCTCTTGTACATCGGCAAGTACGCGCCCAAGACCCATGAGAAGCGGGTCTTGCGGTTCCTCACCCCGGGGGAGTGGTACGGCCTGGAGCCGTTCTTCCTGGGCCGCGAGCCGGTGAACCTCCAGTTTGCCCGGACCATCGTCGAGTCCACCCTCCTCTTCTTCGACACCGCCCGGTTCCGGGCGTTCCTCCAGCATCACCCCCAGGCCCTGTTCGACCTATGCCGGTGGTTCGGCCGGGAGGTGGCGATGCTCGAGTTCAAGCTCACCCGCGAGGCCACCGAGTCCGCCGATCGGAACCTCGCCCTCCTGCTTTTGGCCCTGGCCAACAAGTACGGGACCCTGAACACCGATGGCTCGGTGCTCCTCGATCTTCCCATCACCCGGCAGACGATGGCCGAGCTCCTCGGGGTGTCGGTGGAGACCTTGATGCGCATGCTGCGCCGGTTCCGCGAGCGGGGCCTGATCCAAACGCACCGCTCGGGGATCAAGATCCTGTCCAAGGAAAAGCTCGATGAGCTGGCGCGGACCCCCGAGCTTTACCTGCACATCATCGAGGAGACCCTATAA
- a CDS encoding Crp/Fnr family transcriptional regulator, with protein sequence MAGRRQRLLAELQALPGTLEVHYGAGELIFQEGAFAAGVYVVAEGLVIRGGYVLGTSQPVGVAGPGDLLGVEAWRLDIPPRYWGFARALTAAILRFAPAGVWNEALAEEQFRELVLSSLAESVLDWHALALYREHAERVLAWFLMRWGEDDGDQVRLPVSTTLLASLLGLSRHTVRQALTQLARMGVVEQAEGEIVGDRDRLRTVLGEAALIGSPR encoded by the coding sequence ATGGCTGGACGAAGACAGCGGCTGCTCGCCGAGCTCCAGGCCCTCCCGGGAACGCTCGAGGTCCACTACGGCGCGGGGGAGCTGATCTTTCAGGAAGGCGCGTTCGCGGCCGGGGTGTACGTGGTGGCCGAGGGGTTGGTGATACGGGGAGGTTACGTGCTCGGCACCTCCCAACCGGTGGGGGTGGCCGGGCCGGGGGACCTCCTTGGGGTCGAGGCGTGGCGGTTGGACATCCCCCCTCGGTATTGGGGGTTCGCCCGGGCATTGACCGCGGCGATCCTCAGGTTCGCCCCTGCCGGCGTGTGGAACGAGGCCTTGGCGGAGGAGCAATTTCGGGAGCTGGTCCTGTCTAGCCTGGCCGAGAGCGTGCTGGACTGGCATGCCCTCGCCTTGTACCGGGAGCACGCGGAACGGGTGCTGGCGTGGTTCCTGATGCGGTGGGGCGAGGACGATGGAGACCAGGTGCGCCTGCCCGTGTCCACGACCCTTCTCGCCTCCCTCCTGGGCCTCTCCCGGCACACCGTCCGGCAAGCCTTGACCCAGCTTGCCAGGATGGGGGTGGTGGAGCAGGCGGAGGGGGAGATCGTAGGGGACCGGGATCGGTTGCGCACGGTCCTGGGAGAAGCGGCGCTTATAGGGTCTCCTCGATGA
- a CDS encoding HAD family hydrolase: MAIRAALIDMDGTIWVSPVRMAEVRRELGLPEDGRPLLVQLAELPPEEQARGIQVLRRHEARAVALGALRPGTGELLAFLRGRGVKCVLVTNNSRESATAVLARSGLPFNLVFTRDNGPMKPAPAAFLQPLEELGVLPAEAVVIGDSHFDLIAAHEAGIAQVILVRPEEWMRPFFPPEASYHEVQDLAEARDLLARWVP; this comes from the coding sequence ATGGCGATCCGAGCGGCGCTCATCGACATGGACGGCACGATCTGGGTGTCCCCGGTACGGATGGCCGAGGTCCGTCGTGAGTTGGGCCTACCCGAGGACGGGCGGCCCCTGTTGGTCCAACTCGCCGAGCTTCCCCCGGAGGAGCAGGCGCGGGGCATCCAGGTCCTGCGCCGCCACGAGGCACGGGCGGTGGCGCTGGGGGCCCTCCGCCCCGGGACAGGGGAACTCCTGGCCTTCCTGCGTGGGCGGGGCGTGAAGTGCGTGCTCGTTACGAACAACTCACGCGAGAGCGCTACGGCCGTGCTGGCCCGGTCGGGCCTCCCGTTCAACCTCGTGTTCACCCGGGACAATGGCCCGATGAAGCCGGCCCCGGCCGCGTTTCTGCAGCCGCTTGAGGAGCTTGGGGTCCTGCCGGCGGAGGCGGTGGTCATCGGCGATTCCCACTTCGACCTCATCGCCGCCCACGAGGCCGGGATCGCCCAGGTGATCCTCGTCCGGCCGGAGGAGTGGATGCGCCCGTTCTTCCCGCCCGAGGCCAGTTACCACGAGGTCCAGGATCTCGCCGAGGCCCGAGACCTCCTGGCCCGCTGGGTCCCTTGA